In the genome of Panthera uncia isolate 11264 chromosome B3 unlocalized genomic scaffold, Puncia_PCG_1.0 HiC_scaffold_1, whole genome shotgun sequence, one region contains:
- the LOC125909002 gene encoding olfactory receptor 10G2: protein MKPFSHHLLWIFPLSDFTIHLHRLQKDMGETKNTSLDPVVTGFVLLGLPHPPSLRTLLFLVFFIIYILTQLGNLLILLTVWADPKLHARPMYILLGVLSFLDMWLSSVIVPRLLLDFTPASKAMPFGGCVAQLYFFHFLGSTQCFLYTLMAYDRYLAICQPLRYPVLMNGRLCTILVAGAWVAGSIHGSVQATLTFRLPYCGPNQVDYFFCDIPAVLRLACADTTVNELVTFVDIGVVAASCFMLILLSYACIVRAILKIRTADGRRRAFSTCGSHLTVVTVYYVPCIFTYLRAGSKSPLDGAVAVFYTVVTPLLNPLIYTLRNQEVKSALKRITAGGKATRENK from the coding sequence ATGAAACCATTCTCTCACCACCTCCTGTGGATATTTCCCTTGTCTGACTTCACCATTCATCTCCACAGACTACAGAAAGACATGGGAGAGACCAAAAACACATCCCTGGACCCCGTCGTGACAGGCTTCGTTCTCCTGGGCTTACCTCACCCCCCCAGTCTGAGGACCCTCCTCTTCCTGGTCTTCTTCATCATTTACATCCTGACTCAGCTGGGGAACCTGCTCATTCTGCTCACCGTGTGGGCTGACCCAAAGCTCCACGCTCGCCCCATGTACATTCTTCTGGGCGTGCTCTCATTCCTAGACATGTGGCTCTCCTCAGTCATTGTCCCTCGGCTACTATTGGATTTTACTCCTGCCAGCAAGGCAATGCCCTTTGGTGGCTGTGTGGCTCAACTGTATTTCTTTCACTTCCTGGGCAGCACCCAGTGTTTCCTCTACACCTTGATGGCCTACGACAGGTACCTGGCAATATGCCAGCCCCTGCGCTACCCCGTGCTCATGAATGGGAGGTTATGCACCATCCTCGTGGCTGGGGCTTGGGTGGCCGGCTCCATCCATGGGTCTGTCCAGGCCACCCTGACCTTCCGTCTGCCATACTGTGGGCCCAACCAAGTGGATTATTTTTTCTGTGACATCCCTGCAGTATTGAGACTGGCCTGTGCTGACACAACCGTCAATGAGCTTGTGACCTTTGTGGACATTGGGGTGGTGGCTGCCAGTTGCTTCATGTTAATTCTGCTCTCCTATGCCTGCATAGTCCGCGCCATCCTCAAGATACGCACTGCTGATGGGCGGCGCCGAGCCTTCTCCACCTGCGGCTCCCACCTAACCGTGGTCACAGTCTACTATGTCCCCTGCATTTTCACCTACCTCAGGGCTGGCTCCAAGAGTCCCCTGGATGGGGCAGTGGCTGTGTTTTACACTGTTGTCACTCCATTACTGAACCCCCTCATCTATACCCTGaggaaccaggaagtgaagtctGCTCTGAAGAGAATAACAGCAGGTGGAAAGGCCACCAGAGAAAACAAGTAA